ATAACAATGAAAAAAATTTCATACAAAAAATGAGAATTTTTAATTTATTTAAACATAATCATTAAAATTTGAGATTTATGGTATAATATAACTGATAATTCAGCATAAAGAATAATAGAGTGACAAAGGAGGTTATTATGGCTAAAAAAATCAGAGGACTTGGTGGAAGAAGCTTAAAATCATCAGGTGGAAAGAAAAACGATTTAATGAAATTAATGCAGGAAGCTCAAAAAACTCAGGAATTAATGGAACAGGAACTTAAAAATTTTGAAAATGAATTAGCTATAAAGGAATTTGAAGCAACAAGTGGTGGAGGAGTTGTAAAAGTAATAGTTACTGGAGATTTAAGGGTAAAAGATATTGAAATATCAGAAGAATTAGCAGATGAAGAATTTGAAATTATAAAAGATATGATTATTGCTGCTACAAATGAAGCTATTGATAAAGCAAAACAATTTAAAGAAGAAGAAACAGAAAAAATTACTCAAAAATACATCGGTGGATTAAATTTAGGAATGTAATTAACATTAATTAAATATAATCAACTTCAAAAATTTATAATTGCAAAATATAAATTTTAAAAATAAGGGATATAATGATATTAGAGAAAAAAATAACAAAGTAAATTCACATTACATATCAGGAGGTGTTTATTAATGGCTATTAAGATTGCTATTAACGGTTTTGGGAGAATTGGGAGAGTTGTATTTAGAGAAATGATGAAAAGGGATAATTTTGAAGTTGTTGCTATCAACGATTTAACAGATCCAAAAACATTAGCTCACTTATTAAAATACGATAGTGTACATGGAAAATTTGACGGTACAGTAGAAGTTGTAGAAGATGGATTTGTAGTAAATGGTAAAAAAATAAAGGTATTTGCTGAAAAGAATCCTGCAAACTTACCTTGGGGAGATTTAGGAGTAGATATTGTTATTGAATCAACAGGTGTATTTAGAAGCAAAGAAAAAGCTATGCCACACATTGAAGCAGGTGCAAAAAAGGTTATAATCACTGCACCAGCAAAAGGTGAAGTTGATTTAACAGTTGTTTTAGGTGTAAACGATGAATTATTAAAGAAAGAACATGTTGTAGTTTCAAACGCATCATGTACAACAAACTCAATTGCACCAGTAATTAAAGTATTAAACGATAAATTTGGTGTAAAAACAGGATTATTAACAACTGTACATTCATTTACAAATGACCAGAGAGTATTAGACTTACCACATAGCGATTTAAGAAGGGCAAGAGCAGCTGCAGTTAATATTATTCCAACAACAACAGGTGCTGCAAAAGCTGTTGGGGTAGTTATTCCTGAATTAAAAGGTAAATTAGATGGTATTGCAATGAGAGTTCCAACACCAGATGGATCAATTACAGACTTAACAGTTGTTGTTGAAAAAGCTACAACTGCAGAAGAAGTAAATGCTGTTATGAAAGAAGCAGCAGAAACATATTTAAAAGGCATTTTAGGATACAATGAAGATATGATTGTTTCTTCAGATATAATCGGAACAACATTCTCAGGAATCTTTGATGCAACATTAACAAAGGTTATGGACGGCACATTAGTTAAAGTTGCTTCATGGTATGACAACGAATACGGTTACTCAACAAGAGTTGTAGATTTAGCAGAAAGAATGGCAGAATTAATATAATATAAGTTTAATAGGGGGACTTTAATTAGTCCCCTTTACTGATTATACACAAGGGAGGGAGAATAAATGGATAAAATGACAATTAAAGATATTGAATTAAAAGGTAAAAAGGTTATTATGAGAGTTGATTTTAACGTTCCAATGAAAGATGGAGTAATTACAAACGATAAAAGAATAAAAGCTGCATTGCCAACAATAAAACATGCTTTAAATGAAGGCGCAAAAGTGATATTATTATCACATTTAGGAAGACCAAAGGGAGAACCAAAACCAGAATTCTCATTAAAACCAGTAGCAGAAAGATTGGCAGAATTATTAGGGCAGGAAGTAAAATTTGTTCCAGAAGTAGTAGGAGACGAAGTTAAAAAAGCTGTTGATGAATTAAAAGAAGGTGAAGTATTAGTTCTTGAAAATACAAGATATATGAAAGGCGAAACAAAAAATGATCCTGAACTTGCAAAACAATGGGCAGAATTAGCAGATATTCATGTTAATGATGCATTTGGAACAGCACATAGAGCACATGCTTCAAATGTTGGAATTGCACAATATATACCAAGTGTAGCAGGATTCTTAATGGAAAAAGAAATAAAATTCCTTTCAAAAGCTACAGCTAATCCTGAAAAGCCATATGTAGTGATACTTGGCGGAGCTAAAGTTTCAGATAAAATAGGCGTTATTACAAACTTACTTGAAGTTGCAGATAAAATATTAATTGGTGGAGCTATGATGTTTACATTCCTCAAGGCATTAGGTAAAGAAATAGGTTCATCAAAATTTGAAGAAGATAAAGTTGACTTAGCAAAAGAATTATTGGAAAAAGCAAATGAAAAAGGTGTAGAATTAGTATTGCCAGTTGATGCAGTTATTGCACAGAAATTAGAAGCTGGTGTTGAAAAGAAAGTAGTAAAAATTGAAGACGGCATTGAAGATGGCTGGATGGGACTTGACATTGGACCTGAAAGCATAGAATTATTCAAGTCAAAATTAGCTGGAGCAAAAACTGTTGTATGGAATGGACCAATGGGTGTATTTGAAATAGATGATTTTGCAACAGGAACAAAAGAAGTTGCAAATATGGTTGCTGAAATCACAGATGAAGGTGCAATAACAATTATTGGTGGTGGAGACAGTGCAGCAGCCATAGAAAAATTCGGTCTTGAAAGAAAGGTTTCACATGTTTCAACAGGTGGAGGAGCTTCATTGGAATTCCTCGAAGGAAAAGAATTACCAGGTATAGCAAGTATTGCATCTAAAAAAAAAATAAATAAAAGAAAATATATTCTTGCTGGAAACTGGAAAATGAATAAAACAAATCTTGAAGCAGCAGAATTCATTTCCAAATTAACAGCAAAAATAGGTAAGGAAAAGAAATTTGAAGTTGTAATAGCTCCAACATTCCTTGCATTAGAAAAGGCTGTGGATTTAACAGCAAGCACAAATATAAATGTTGCAGCTCAAAATATGCACTTTGAAGATAAAGGTGCATTTACTGGAGAAGTATCAGCTGACATGTTAAAGTCATTAGGTGTAAACTATGTAATTCTTGGACATTCAGAAAGAAGAAATATTTTTGGTGAAACAGATGAAATAATAAACAAAAAAATCAAGAAAGCTCTTGAAAAAGATTTAACACCTATATTCTGTATTGGCGAAAAATTAGAAGAAAGAGAAAAAGACTTAACTTTTAATGTAATAGAAAAACAGGTTAAAGAAGGATTATATGGAATAGAAAAAGAAGATGTCAAAAAAATAGTTATTGCATATGAACCAGTATGGGCAATTGGAACTGGAAAAGTAGCAACACCAGAACAGGCTGAAGAAGTTCATGCATATATAAGAAAATTATTAAGCGAAATGTTTGATGAAGATGTTGCAGAATCAGTAACAATATTATATGGAGGTAGTGTAAAACCAGAAAATTACTTTGGATTATTTACAAAACCAAATATCGATGGTGGTCTTGTTGGAGGCGCATCATTAAAAGAATCATTTATAGACTTAGCAGATATTATGAGAACAATAATAGTTTAATAGTAGTATAACAAAATCCCCGTGTTATTCACGGGGATTTTGTTATAAAAACCTCTCAATAATCTCATCAATCAAAACTCTTTCATCATCTTCAAAAGAGTAATAACCAAGAGCAACACGTTTTTGACCGAGACCATATTTAATTGCAAAATCGCGAACCTTTCCTTTTGGATAAGGAGTAATGGGCCATTTAATATCGTATCGAACGCAATTTCTTAAAAACACATCAAAAACTTTCATTTCCTCATCACTGAGCTTAAAATAATTAAAAACAAATTCCTTAAAGTTCTTTGTTTTCTTAAAAAGCTCAGTGATGAGTTTTTTTCTCGCTATAAAAAATGGAGATACATCAGATTTTATTTCCTCAAAATCCACAGGATTCATTAACCTTTTCTCAGCTTCTTTAACATTAAACTCAGAAAGTATTAAGTTAAAAAAATACATTTTCTCATAATCTCTTGAGAGGTATTTAATGATTTTATCTTTATCTCCTTCAAAAATCAATTTTAAAATATGACTCTTTGTAAAAAATGGTTTTTCTATTAATGCTGTATATGTTGAAAAAAATAATACAGGAATATTTACTTCTTTTTGTTTTCTAAATTTAATTGTATTTTCCTTAAAGGTTTTATTTATATGCATCTTATACAACTCATTTTTTATTTCAATTGGATATGTTTTCTTATATGATAATTTATATTTATGAATGAAATCCTTTAGATTTTTTGAATTTATATCTTTAGTTTTCAATCTTTTTTGCTCTTTTTATATATAAAATAACTCAAATTTTTATTTAATGTATATTTCTCAATTTTAAAGTCAGGGTATTGATTATTTTCAAGAGATGCTTTTACATTCGAACTTTTCTTTGAATATCTATAAATATTTTCAATTTCATATATTCTTATATCATTATTCAATATTTTTATATTCATAATAGTATCGAACCAATTATACATATAATTAAAATCCTCAAAATAATAACCAGTATAATACTCCAACAAATTTGCAGTATATAATGCTTTTTTCTTATTATTCTTTCTTATCCACCAGGTAGCAGAATTTAAACCTGCACATATCATTGAAGGATGATTAAATTTTTTGGCATATAAAAAACCATTAATAAAATAGTTATAAGCTTTATTATATTTATTTTCATTTAATAACTTCCTGGCTTTTGAATATTCAATTATTGCTTTTTGAACATAACTTTCCTCATATAAATCACCATAACATTTCAGAACTTCAAAATCTTGATTTAACTTTTCAGCTAAAGCTTTTAATCCAGGTATAATTATTTTTCTTACATAGGGAGAAATATTGCTTATATTGTTTTTTAACAAAACAAAAATTTTTTTTGATTTATCAAAATTCTTCATTCTTGAATAAATTAATACGAGTTCATATCTTGCAAGTTCCCTCAATATTGTTGTTGTTGTTGTTGAAATAACTTTATTTGCATATTCAATAGCAGAATAATAATCTTTTTTCCATTTTGATTTTAATAAGTGAAAATAATATTTTAAAGAAATATCTTTATTATTATTTTCAAAATAATTAATAATAGGTATAGAAAATTTTCCATATTCAATTATCTCTACAATGTTTTTGAGAAACAATTTATTAATATTCATAATTAATCACCTTTATAAACTGTTACAATATTTACCTTTTCTTAACTTTAGAAATATTGTTAATTATCAAAATGTGAAATAAAAATAAAAACAAGATAAAATAAATTATTTAAAGATATTTTATACTTCACAAGTAATGTTACAAATTATATGGTAATAATAATTAAATCTAATATTTAAAATAAATCCTGATAAACAGCAACCTGTTAACTTTGTGGTAACACTTGAAAATCATGTTAGAAATAGTAAAATTCATATCGGAGGTGGCATAAATGAAAAAATTTCTGGTAATAACATTAATTATAGTTTCATTATTAACGGGTATTGTATTTGCAGGAGATGAGGAAGATTACTCTTCAACAAATTCAATCAATCCTCAAATCCAAATTGAATTTTCTGAGTAATCAACTAAAATCTATTTTCTATTTTATATCTACGTAGATATTATATCAAAAATTTAAATTTTTCAGCCGGCTGGTGAAAAAATAAAGTGAGGTGAAAAAATGGGTGGAATGATAATTATCTTTGTTGATGCTGATGGAAGTGTAACTGTTATAGTTGCATCAGAATAATATTTAGCCTAAACTTATATTAGGGGCCCCGTTTAGTATTGGAGGTAGAATATGTTTGTCTTTTATAATTCGGAAAAAATCAACAAAATTTTAAAGGATGATATTTTAAAATTAGAAAAAATTTATAAGTCATGGTATTATAATACAGATTTTTTGGAGTATAAAAGAAATATATATTTAATTCCGCTTAACGAAAAAAAACCATTACTTATAAGAGATGAATTTGCTATTCCCATATACTTAATGTATCCAGTTGAAAGGATCTTATGGTATATTACACATGAAATTACGGAATTTTTTATCTTAAAAAGATATGGATATATCAAAAGATGGTTTTATGAAGGATTTGCACAAATTAATGGCTTTGAAATGATAAAAAATTTATATTCTTTAGACAAAGCATTTGAAATAGTAAATCAATATTATGGAAATTCAAAAAAAATTAACAATAAAAAAATTTGTCAATTGAAAAATTGGAAAAATGCTTTTGATATAATAAATAATATACCAAGTGATAATATAAATGATATTTTAAAAACTTTAAAGTATTATATTTTTGAATATCATGAAACTGAAATAGAAAAAGAAAACTATTATTACTCTTTTTTGTTATTCTATAAAATGGGGATTAATGCGAATATATTTGAAAAAATAATAAAAAAGTTAGAGAATATAAATGACCATGACCAATTAATTGAAATATTATTGGAGGTAAATTTTAATGCTGAAAGTAAAAAATTTGCAGAAAAGTTTAAAAAAACAAATTGTACTGAGAAATATTAATTTTGAGGTGAAAGAAGGAGAAATCTTTAGCCTTTTTGGTCATAATGCAAGTGGGAAAAGTACATTATTAAAGATTTTAAGTGGAATAATGATGCCAGATAAAGGCAAAATTTTATTAAATGGAAAAGATTTATTTAAAAATAATAGTGTAAAGAAAAGAATATGTTCTGTATTTCAGGAAAATCTTATTCCATCAGATTTCAAAGCTATTGATTTTTTGCTTTTTTATTCTAAAATAGTAAAAAGTAATTATAAAAAAAATGAAATAATGGATTTTGCAAAAGACTTTGGAATAAAAAATGAGGATTTAAAGAAAAAGATATCGCAACTTTCTGGAGGAACAAAGAAGAAGATAGAATTTTTGAAATCTGTAATAAATAATGATGCTCAACTTTATTTATTTGATGAACCTACAATAGGATTTGATCCGGATTCTCAAAGTAAAGCATGGAATTATATAAAATATTTGAAAAAAGAAGGAAAAATAATAATATTGGTAACCAACATTGAACAGGAAATGAAAGAATTATCTACGATAAGAAAAATAATAATAGATGGCGAAATTAAGGATATAGAGGGGGTAAAAGTAATGAAAACATTGGAATTTAAAGTGAAAAATTGGAAAAAGCATATAAAGGAAATTATAGAAGAAATTAAAGGTGTAGAAAAAGTTGAAGTTAAAGCTGAAATAGAGAAGGTAAAAGAGAATATTCAGGAAAAATTCGGAAATGCGAATATGAAAATAATAGATTTATCAAATACAGATATAACCGTAGATGATGTTTTGGAAAAATTGGGTGTTGAAAAAGTTCAAACTGTGGCAATAGAAAATAATAATGTAGAATATATAATTAAAGTATTTTTAAAAGAAGATCATGAAACTATTCAAAATTTAATTTTAAAAACCTTTATTGATAATAATGTTCAGGTATTGCATATGGAGGTAATTTAATGCTTGAATATTATAAATATGAAGCTAAATATTTATTTTATGAAAAATCCAAAATTTTTTCATTGTTAATATCCCAAACTATTTCTATAACTATATTACCATATGGATTAAATAAAATTTCGAATATGGAAGCATATTCCCAGGCGTTGTCAATAGGGTTAATATCTCTTGCGATGATTATTGTATCGATAATTGGTGGGATTGAGCTTGGGATAGAGTTTGTAACAAAGAAAAAGATATATTTTGAATTAAGCCTTCCGTTAAATATCAGTACATTAATATTCGGAAAATTTTTTAGGATGGGACTTTTAAATACAATGATATTGTTATATACATTAATTTTAGTAAATGTATTATATTTGCACTTACATTTTCTAAAATTAGTTTTTGTTTTTTTATTTTTATTAATACAAACAATGACATTATCTGGAATATCAGCTTCAGTATCGTCAATAATTGGAAAAAATATAACAGCTGTAGCTGTGGTAAATTCAATAATAATACCGATATTTCAATATCTAAGCCCTATATATTTTCCAATAACAGCATTTCCTAAGGTGTTACAACCAATAGTTAGAATTAATCCCATTACGCATTCAATATTATTTATAAGAAGTTACGTGTTAAAGGATTTTTTCGATTTGAAAATTTTCTTTTTTTCTGTTTTGAATGCAATATTTTGGTTGATAATTGGATATATACTTTTAAGATTAACAATAATAAATTTATGGAAGCATAAAAGTTAAGTAAATTCATTAGTAATGGTTTTTATATATAAAAGCCGGCTTTTGAGCCGGCTTTATTAATTATTAATAGCTTTTTGC
This is a stretch of genomic DNA from Marinitoga piezophila KA3. It encodes these proteins:
- the gap gene encoding type I glyceraldehyde-3-phosphate dehydrogenase — its product is MAIKIAINGFGRIGRVVFREMMKRDNFEVVAINDLTDPKTLAHLLKYDSVHGKFDGTVEVVEDGFVVNGKKIKVFAEKNPANLPWGDLGVDIVIESTGVFRSKEKAMPHIEAGAKKVIITAPAKGEVDLTVVLGVNDELLKKEHVVVSNASCTTNSIAPVIKVLNDKFGVKTGLLTTVHSFTNDQRVLDLPHSDLRRARAAAVNIIPTTTGAAKAVGVVIPELKGKLDGIAMRVPTPDGSITDLTVVVEKATTAEEVNAVMKEAAETYLKGILGYNEDMIVSSDIIGTTFSGIFDATLTKVMDGTLVKVASWYDNEYGYSTRVVDLAERMAELI
- a CDS encoding ABC transporter permease, with the translated sequence MLEYYKYEAKYLFYEKSKIFSLLISQTISITILPYGLNKISNMEAYSQALSIGLISLAMIIVSIIGGIELGIEFVTKKKIYFELSLPLNISTLIFGKFFRMGLLNTMILLYTLILVNVLYLHLHFLKLVFVFLFLLIQTMTLSGISASVSSIIGKNITAVAVVNSIIIPIFQYLSPIYFPITAFPKVLQPIVRINPITHSILFIRSYVLKDFFDLKIFFFSVLNAIFWLIIGYILLRLTIINLWKHKS
- the tpiA gene encoding triose-phosphate isomerase, producing MDKMTIKDIELKGKKVIMRVDFNVPMKDGVITNDKRIKAALPTIKHALNEGAKVILLSHLGRPKGEPKPEFSLKPVAERLAELLGQEVKFVPEVVGDEVKKAVDELKEGEVLVLENTRYMKGETKNDPELAKQWAELADIHVNDAFGTAHRAHASNVGIAQYIPSVAGFLMEKEIKFLSKATANPEKPYVVILGGAKVSDKIGVITNLLEVADKILIGGAMMFTFLKALGKEIGSSKFEEDKVDLAKELLEKANEKGVELVLPVDAVIAQKLEAGVEKKVVKIEDGIEDGWMGLDIGPESIELFKSKLAGAKTVVWNGPMGVFEIDDFATGTKEVANMVAEITDEGAITIIGGGDSAAAIEKFGLERKVSHVSTGGGASLEFLEGKELPGIASIASKKKINKRKYILAGNWKMNKTNLEAAEFISKLTAKIGKEKKFEVVIAPTFLALEKAVDLTASTNINVAAQNMHFEDKGAFTGEVSADMLKSLGVNYVILGHSERRNIFGETDEIINKKIKKALEKDLTPIFCIGEKLEEREKDLTFNVIEKQVKEGLYGIEKEDVKKIVIAYEPVWAIGTGKVATPEQAEEVHAYIRKLLSEMFDEDVAESVTILYGGSVKPENYFGLFTKPNIDGGLVGGASLKESFIDLADIMRTIIV
- a CDS encoding ATP-binding cassette domain-containing protein; this encodes MLKVKNLQKSLKKQIVLRNINFEVKEGEIFSLFGHNASGKSTLLKILSGIMMPDKGKILLNGKDLFKNNSVKKRICSVFQENLIPSDFKAIDFLLFYSKIVKSNYKKNEIMDFAKDFGIKNEDLKKKISQLSGGTKKKIEFLKSVINNDAQLYLFDEPTIGFDPDSQSKAWNYIKYLKKEGKIIILVTNIEQEMKELSTIRKIIIDGEIKDIEGVKVMKTLEFKVKNWKKHIKEIIEEIKGVEKVEVKAEIEKVKENIQEKFGNANMKIIDLSNTDITVDDVLEKLGVEKVQTVAIENNNVEYIIKVFLKEDHETIQNLILKTFIDNNVQVLHMEVI
- a CDS encoding YbaB/EbfC family nucleoid-associated protein, producing the protein MAKKIRGLGGRSLKSSGGKKNDLMKLMQEAQKTQELMEQELKNFENELAIKEFEATSGGGVVKVIVTGDLRVKDIEISEELADEEFEIIKDMIIAATNEAIDKAKQFKEEETEKITQKYIGGLNLGM